The following proteins are encoded in a genomic region of Brachypodium distachyon strain Bd21 chromosome 1, Brachypodium_distachyon_v3.0, whole genome shotgun sequence:
- the LOC100844752 gene encoding uncharacterized protein LOC100844752 — protein sequence MAAASIALHPPRLQGPGKAALPPRIPNRSRVTVSGTRSFATRAGSNPGNVSIPKQWYNLVADLPVKPPPQLHPQTHQPLKPSDLSPLFPDELIRQELTEERFVDIPEEVRDVYELWRPTPLIRAKRLEKLLGTPAKIYYKYEGTSPAGSHKANTAVPQAFYNAAAGVKSVVTETGAGQWGSALSFASTLFGLTCEVWQVRASYDQKPYRRLMMETWGAKVHPSPSEATESGRKLLAADPSSPGSLGMAISEAVEVAATNGDTKYCLGSVLNHVLLHQTVIGEECLEQLAAIGDTPDVVIGCTGGGSNFGGLAFPFMREKLAGRINPVFKAVEPAACPTLTKGVYAYDYGDTAGLTPLMKMHTLGHGFVPDPIHAGGLRYHGMAPLISHVYELGFMEAMSIQQTECFEAALQFARTEGIIPAPEPTHAIAAAIREALECKRTGEEKVILIAMCGHGHFDLAAYDRYLRGDMVDLSHSSEKLKESLAAIPKV from the exons ATGGCCGCCGCTTCCATCGCGCTTCACCCTCCACGGCTCCAAG GCCCAGGGAAAGCTGCACTCCCTCCTCGCATACCAAACAGGAGCAGAGTCACTGTCAGCGGTACAAGGAGCTTCGCCACCAGAGCCGGCTCGAATCCGGGGAACGTGAGCATCCCGAAGCAATGGTACAACCTGGTGGCCGACCTGCCggtgaagccgccgccgcagctgcacCCGCAGACGCACCAGCCGCTGAAACCCAGCGACCTGTCCCCTCTCTTCCCCGACGAGCTCATCCGCCAGGAGCTCACCGAGGAGCGGTTCGTCGACATCCCGGAAGAGGTCCGCGACGTCTACGAGCTCTGGCGCCCCACGCCGCTCATCCGGGCCAAACGCCTAGAGAAACTTCTCGGCACGCCGGCGAAGATCTACTACAAGTACGAAGGCACTAGCCCGGCAGGGTCGCACAAGGCCAACACGGCCGTGCCGCAGGCGTTCTACAACGCCGCGGCGGGGGTGAAGAGCGTCGTCACCGAGACCGGCGCCGGGCAGTGGGGCAGCGCGCTCTCCTTCGCCAGCACGCTCTTCGGCCTCACCTGCGAGGTCTGGCAGGTGCGCGCGTCCTACGACCAGAAGCCGTACCGAAGGCTGATGATGGAGACCTGGGGAGCCAAGGTGCACCCTTCGCCGTCGGAGGCCACGGAGTCCGGGCGGAAGCTTCTCGCGGCGGACCCGAGCAGCCCGGGCAGCCTCGGCATGGCGATCtcggaggcggtggaggtcGCGGCCACCAATGGGGACACCAAGTACTGCCTCGGCAGCGTGCTCAACCACGTGCTGCTTCACCAGACCGTCATCGGCGAGGAGTGCCTGGAGCAGCTGGCCGCCATTGGCGACACCCCTGACGTCGTCATCGGctgcaccggcggcggctccaaCTTCGGGGGGCTCGCGTTCCCCTTCATGCGCGAGAAGCTTGCTGGCAGGATTAACCCGGTGTTCAAGGCCGTCGAGCCCGCGGCCTGCCCGACGCTCACCAAGGGGGTTTATGCTTATGACTATGGCGACACGGCCGGGCTCACGCCGCTCATGAAGATGCACACGCTTGGGCATGGCTTTGTCCCCGATCCCATCCACGCAG GTGGGCTTCGTTACCATGGAATGGCACCTCTGATCTCTCATGTGTATGAGCTTGGGTTCATGGAAGCTATGTCCATACAGCAAACCGAATGCTTCGAAG CTGCCTTGCAATTTGCGCGGACGGAGGGGATCAtcccggcgccggagccgacGCACGCCATCGCGGCGGCGATCAGAGAAGCGCTGGAGTGCAAGAGAACAGGGGAGGAGAAGGTCATCCTCATTGCGATGTGCGGCCACGGCCACTTCGACCTCGCCGCCTACGACCGGTACCTGAGAGGCGACATGGTTGATCTGTCGCACTCCTCCGAGAAGCTGAAGGAGTCGCTAGCCGCCATTCCCAAGGTCTGA